GCGACCGCAACCGGCACGGTTGCACTGGCCCACAACGGCAACCTGACCAACACCGCTGAACTCCGGGAAATGATCCTTGAGCGCAACGATGGCCAGCTGACCGGTGAGATGAAGCAGGGCAACACCTCTGACACCGCCCTGGTGACCGCACTCCTTGAGGGCGAAGAGGGCAAGACCCTGGAGCAGACCGCACTGGAGCTCCTGCCGAAGATCAAGGGTGGCTTCTGCTTCGTCTTCATGGACGAGGGAACCCTCTACGCAGCCCGCGACACGTACGGCATCCGCCCGCTGTGCCTGGGCCGCCTGGACCGTGGCTGGGTGGTCGCTTCCGAGCAGGCCGGCCTTGCCACCGTTGGTGCGAGCTTCATCCGCGAGATCGAACCCGGCGAATTCATTGCCATCGACGAGGACGGCGTTCGTTCGCAGCGCTTCGCCGAGGCAACCCCTGCCGGCTGCGTCTTCGAATACGTCTACCTTGCACGCCCGGACGCAGCCATTGCCGGCCGCTCCGTGTACGAGGCCCGTGTTGAGATGGGCCGCCAGCTGGCCCGCGAAAACACCCATGAGGCTGACCTGGTTATCCCTGTTCCCGAATCGGGTACCCCCGCGGCTGTTGGTTACGCCGAACAGTCGGGCATCCCGTTCGCCCACGGCTTCGTCAAGAACGCCTACGTTGGCCGCACGTTCATCCAGCCCTCGCAGACCCTGCGGCAGCTGGGTATCCGCCTGAAGCTCAACGCCTTGGAATCCGTGATCCGTGGCAAGCGCATTGTGGTGGTGGATGACTCGATCGTCCGCGGCAACACGCAGCGCGCAATCGTCCGGATGCTCCGCGAAGCCGGCGCTGCTGCGGTGCACGTGAAGATTTCCTCCCCGCCGGTTCAGTGGCCCTGCTTCTACGGCATCGACTTCGCGTCCCGCGCGGAGCTGATCGCCAACGGCGCAACCATCGAGGAGATTTCGCAGGCCATCGGCGCTGACTCGCTGGCCTACATCTCCGAAGATGGCATGATCGGCGCCACCCAGCAGCCGCGCGAACGCCTCTGCACGGCCTGCTTCACGGGCAAGTACCCGATTGAGCTGCCGCATGCGGACAAGCTGGGCAAGAACCTGCTGGAGCGCACGGACCTGGGCGGGCTGGACACAGCCGCCGAGTCCGTGGACGACTCCGAGGATCCGGCCGAGAAGCCCGGAGCCACAGGCTGCGATCCGGGACCCGACGCCGAATTCGAAAACCTCCTTACCGACGCTGATCGTTTGACCGACGCCGACAAGAAAGAGTCTGTATGACCTCCGCAACCCCCGCCGCTGGAAGCACCCCGAACACAACAGGCATCACCTACGCTTCAGCAGGTGTCGACGTCGAAGCGGGAGACCGCGCCGTCGAACTCATGAAGGACGCCGTCAAGGCGACCCACAACAATTCGGTGATTGGCGGCGTCGGCGGTTTCGCTGGCCTGTACGACGTCTCGAAGCTGCTGACCTACAAGAAGCCGCTGCTCGCCACCTCGACTGACGGCGTGGGCACCAAGGTGGCCATCGCCCAGGCCATGGACATCCACGACACCATCGGTTTCGACCTGGTGGGCATGGTTGTGGACGACATCGTGGTGGTTGGCGCTGAGCCGCTGTACATGACCGACTACATCGCCTGCGGCAAGGTTGTCCCGGAGCGCATCGCCGACATCGTGCGCGGTATCGCGGCTGCCTGTTCCGTAGCCGGCACCGCACTTGTGGGCGGCGAAACCGCCGAGCACCCGGGCCTCCTGGGTGAGCACGAGTACGACGTTGCCGGTGCCGCTACCGGTGTTGTCGAAGCCGATGCCCTGCTTGGCCCGGACCGCGTCCGCGCCGGCGACGTCGTGATCGGCATGGCTTCCTCCGGCCTCCACTCCAACGGCTACTCCCTGGTCCGACGCGTCATCAACCACGCTGGTTGGGCCTTGGACCGCCAGGTTTCCGAGCTCGGCCGCACGCTCGGCGAAGAGCTCCTGGAGCCGACCCGTGTCTACGCAGCCGACTGCCTGGACCTTGCACGTACCTTCCCGCTCACTGGTGGTGCCGCAGTTCACGGCTTCAGCCACGTCACCGGTGGTGGCCTGGCCGCCAACCTGGCCCGCGTCCTGCCGCAGGGCCTGGTGGCCACGGTTGACCGCAGCACGTGGGAATTGCCGGCGATCTTCAAGCTGGTCTCTGAGCTGGGGAACGTTCCCCTGGCCGACCTGGAGCGCACCCTGAACCTCGGCGTTGGCATGATCGCCATCGTGTCCCCCGAGGTTGCCGACGCTGCGGTAGCCCGCCTCAACGACCGCGGACTGCCCTCCTGGGTTATGGGTACGGTCTCCGCTGACTCGGATTCGATCGACAAGACCGGCCCGGATTACGTCCAGGGTGCCAAGGGTGTCGACGGCGGCGCTGTCCGTTTGGTGAATGCGTACGCCTAAGCGGCCTCCTGTCGTTTTCCCCGCTTCCCCAACTAGGGGACACATAGGGTCGCTATGAGCGTTCATAGCGACCTTATCTGTCCCCTAGTTGGGTGACACCACCTGGAGCAGGCTCAGCACGCCGCCTTGGGGGTCCCGGATGGTGGCCAGTGAGCCAAGCTCGGTGTTGTCCTCCGGTTCCACCAGCACCTCTCCCCCGGCAGCTTCTGCAGCGTCGACAGCCCGGCGCACGTCCGCGACACCGAAATAGACCTGCCAGCCCGGATCGTCGCCCTCGTCGGCAGGAACAATGCCGGCCACCTCGTCACCGTTGATCATCAGCGTGCTGTAGCTGCCGCCGTCGTCCTGGGGGTATTCGGTGACCTCATGCCCGAAAAGCTGCTGGAAGAACCCGACGGCCGCCTGCGGCTCAGGCGTCAACAGCTCGGCCCAGGCCAACGCGCCGGGCTCATTGAAGAGGTGGCTGCCAATGTGGGTACCGGCCTGCCAGACACCAGTGGTTCCGCCGCCAGGGGGTTCAATAAACGCCAGCACCCCTGTATCCGCGACGTGCTCCGGCCCGAACTGGAGCTTCCCGCCGGCATGAACGGCGTCTTCCCCGATTTCCTCCGTGTCCGTGGCTGCGATGTAGATGTTCCACTGGCCGTGTGTCCCGGCGGATTCCTGGAGGGGGTTCTGCGGGGCGATGACTGCCACGAGGTGCTCCCCAACGAAGGCCTGGGAGTAGCTCCGGCCGTCCGGAGTAGGAAGGTCCTTATAGCTCCACCCGAAAATGTGCTGGTAGAACTCCTTTGCCGCCGCCACGTCCCTGGTCTGCAGGTCGGCCCAGCACGGCTCGCCGTTGGTGTAGTGCTTCCGGACCGTCATGCTGCCACGCCCGTCATGATGCTGAACGCTGCCCCTGCAGGGTCCATGAGCACTGCCATGCGTCCTATGCCCGGCACGTCGAACGCGGGGGCGATGACATGGCTACCAAGTTCCACGGCCCGGTCCACTCCGGCATCCACATTCGCCACGGCGAAGTAGGTCATCCAGAAGGGCGAAAGGCCCTCGATGGGCAGGGTGAGGGCGCCGGCGATTCGCTTTCCGTCCACCAGCAGGCTGGTGTACTCCTGCAGGTCACCTGCGGGCTCGGTCCGGCTGTCGCATCCGGTCACGGCCTCGTAGAACGCCACCGCCTTTGGGACGTTGTTGGTTTGGAGTTCGTTCCAGATCATGGTGCCGGGCTCGTTCACAAGACCTGATCCAGGATGGTTTTCGGCCTCCCAAAAACCGATCTGGGCTCCGGTGGGGTCTGTGGCGAAGAACATGCGGCCGCTGCCGTTGGGAACCGATTCGGGCTGCGAAAGCAACGATCCTCCGGCGGCTTCCACGCTCCGGGCGGTGGCGTCAGCGGAATCCACGGCGAGGTAATTCGCCCAGTAGGACGGCATCCCCTGGGGCGCATCCGGGGATTGCTGCATCAGGCCTGCAACGTAACGGCCTTTAAGCTTCGCCATGTAGTACGTCATGCCGTTCCCGGCGTCCCTGGCCTCCAGCTCCCAGCCAAAAAGGTCACGGTAGAACGTGGTGGACACGTCGATGTCATTGGAGGACAGGTCCACCCAACACGGTGTCCCCTGCTTGTAGCTATCGACCTCCGGCATGGTTCTCCCTTTCGATGCACCCGACCTCAAGACTACGCAGAAAAGGGCCCCCAGGGTACGCCAATGAACGGCGTGCCCTGAGGGCCCTTATCAAAAGATTTACGGCATCCGAAGATGCGCGATGACCTTGATGTACGACGGCGGTCCGCAACTCAGTGCCAGAGGCACCTGTTGGTCACGACAGCTATCCGATACGGCGGGTGTCTACCTCGTCGTCATCGTCTTCCGCGTACTTGTCCTCATAGGCCGAATAGTCCGGCTCCGGGGGATCTTCGGGGAAGTGGCTCTTTACACGACTGGACGGACCCGTGAGCTCCCGCTCAAGTGCCGAATAGTCAGTGTTCGGGGAGTAGTACTTAATGTCCCGAGCCTGCTTGGTAGCTTTTGCCTTTTGACGGCCGCGCCCCATGGCGTGACCCCCTTTTGTACTTGGACCGGAGGTGGTCACCTTGGCTATCGGTGAGGCCCCGGAATGTTTGGTCAATTTGTCGTATGTCTAGATTACATGCTTTCGGAGGTGCCTGCGTGCCAACACAACGCGGCGGCACAGCCAACCACAAGCAAAACCAAGGCCGGTCACCTCACGGGCGGGTTCTAGCGGTCGTTGCAACACCAGGAATTTTTGGGAGTTGCAACGACCGTGTCGTCT
This Paenarthrobacter sp. GOM3 DNA region includes the following protein-coding sequences:
- the purM gene encoding phosphoribosylformylglycinamidine cyclo-ligase, giving the protein MTSATPAAGSTPNTTGITYASAGVDVEAGDRAVELMKDAVKATHNNSVIGGVGGFAGLYDVSKLLTYKKPLLATSTDGVGTKVAIAQAMDIHDTIGFDLVGMVVDDIVVVGAEPLYMTDYIACGKVVPERIADIVRGIAAACSVAGTALVGGETAEHPGLLGEHEYDVAGAATGVVEADALLGPDRVRAGDVVIGMASSGLHSNGYSLVRRVINHAGWALDRQVSELGRTLGEELLEPTRVYAADCLDLARTFPLTGGAAVHGFSHVTGGGLAANLARVLPQGLVATVDRSTWELPAIFKLVSELGNVPLADLERTLNLGVGMIAIVSPEVADAAVARLNDRGLPSWVMGTVSADSDSIDKTGPDYVQGAKGVDGGAVRLVNAYA
- a CDS encoding DUF3073 domain-containing protein, coding for MGRGRQKAKATKQARDIKYYSPNTDYSALERELTGPSSRVKSHFPEDPPEPDYSAYEDKYAEDDDDEVDTRRIG
- a CDS encoding VOC family protein; translated protein: MPEVDSYKQGTPCWVDLSSNDIDVSTTFYRDLFGWELEARDAGNGMTYYMAKLKGRYVAGLMQQSPDAPQGMPSYWANYLAVDSADATARSVEAAGGSLLSQPESVPNGSGRMFFATDPTGAQIGFWEAENHPGSGLVNEPGTMIWNELQTNNVPKAVAFYEAVTGCDSRTEPAGDLQEYTSLLVDGKRIAGALTLPIEGLSPFWMTYFAVANVDAGVDRAVELGSHVIAPAFDVPGIGRMAVLMDPAGAAFSIMTGVAA
- a CDS encoding VOC family protein, producing MTVRKHYTNGEPCWADLQTRDVAAAKEFYQHIFGWSYKDLPTPDGRSYSQAFVGEHLVAVIAPQNPLQESAGTHGQWNIYIAATDTEEIGEDAVHAGGKLQFGPEHVADTGVLAFIEPPGGGTTGVWQAGTHIGSHLFNEPGALAWAELLTPEPQAAVGFFQQLFGHEVTEYPQDDGGSYSTLMINGDEVAGIVPADEGDDPGWQVYFGVADVRRAVDAAEAAGGEVLVEPEDNTELGSLATIRDPQGGVLSLLQVVSPN
- the purF gene encoding amidophosphoribosyltransferase; this translates as MARGDGKLSHDLLPGEKGPQDACGVFGVWAPGEEVAKLTYYGLYALQHRGQESAGIATSDGKRINVYKDMGLVSQVFDETTLNTLTGHLAVGHCRYSTTGASHWANAQPTLGATATGTVALAHNGNLTNTAELREMILERNDGQLTGEMKQGNTSDTALVTALLEGEEGKTLEQTALELLPKIKGGFCFVFMDEGTLYAARDTYGIRPLCLGRLDRGWVVASEQAGLATVGASFIREIEPGEFIAIDEDGVRSQRFAEATPAGCVFEYVYLARPDAAIAGRSVYEARVEMGRQLARENTHEADLVIPVPESGTPAAVGYAEQSGIPFAHGFVKNAYVGRTFIQPSQTLRQLGIRLKLNALESVIRGKRIVVVDDSIVRGNTQRAIVRMLREAGAAAVHVKISSPPVQWPCFYGIDFASRAELIANGATIEEISQAIGADSLAYISEDGMIGATQQPRERLCTACFTGKYPIELPHADKLGKNLLERTDLGGLDTAAESVDDSEDPAEKPGATGCDPGPDAEFENLLTDADRLTDADKKESV